One genomic region from Candidatus Methylomirabilota bacterium encodes:
- a CDS encoding HAD-IIA family hydrolase, translated as MPAAALAGVGGFVFDLDGCVWNGDALNPGAGETLAALHRAGRGLAFVTNNSRATGEDIRRRLRALGVAAAEHALTPLEIIGDVIARRYGPSRVLVIGAEELARVIARAGHEVVLVKDYRRATVVAVGNDFDLTYERLTAAARACAAGAPLVTPNVDPRLPLEGDEFLPGCGALVEAVAVAAGVRPVVVGKPEAPLFRIALERLGLPPASAAMVGDSVPSDIAGARAVGMRTVLYAPAGGPAGAADLVVGSFAELAAAAGVGPAAA; from the coding sequence GTGCCCGCGGCCGCGCTGGCCGGCGTCGGCGGCTTCGTCTTCGACCTCGACGGCTGCGTCTGGAACGGCGACGCGCTGAACCCCGGGGCGGGGGAGACGCTCGCGGCGCTCCACCGCGCGGGGCGCGGGCTCGCGTTCGTGACCAACAACTCGCGCGCGACCGGCGAGGACATCCGCCGGCGTCTCCGCGCGCTCGGCGTCGCGGCCGCCGAGCACGCGCTCACGCCCCTCGAGATCATCGGGGACGTGATCGCGCGGCGCTACGGCCCCTCGCGCGTGCTCGTGATCGGCGCCGAGGAGCTCGCGCGGGTCATCGCGCGCGCCGGTCACGAGGTCGTCCTCGTGAAGGACTACCGGCGGGCGACGGTCGTCGCGGTCGGCAACGACTTCGACCTCACGTACGAGCGGCTCACCGCCGCCGCGCGCGCCTGCGCCGCGGGCGCGCCCCTCGTCACGCCCAACGTCGACCCGCGCCTGCCGCTCGAGGGCGACGAGTTCCTCCCGGGCTGCGGCGCCCTCGTCGAGGCGGTCGCCGTCGCCGCGGGCGTCCGGCCCGTCGTCGTCGGCAAGCCCGAGGCGCCGCTCTTCCGCATCGCGCTCGAACGGCTGGGCCTGCCGCCGGCGTCGGCGGCGATGGTGGGCGACAGCGTGCCGTCGGACATCGCCGGCGCGCGCGCCGTCGGCATGCGCACGGTGCTCTACGCTCCCGCGGGCGGCCCCGCCGGCGCCGCCGACCTCGTCGTCGGCTCGTTCGCCGAGCTCGCCGCCGCCGCGGGCGTCGGCCCCGCGGCCGCGTGA